One genomic region from Anatilimnocola floriformis encodes:
- a CDS encoding DUF4339 domain-containing protein: protein MNNQWYCSIASQQYGPLPFQQLKQWVDEGRLRLDDHVCLVGQQQWTLVRNVPELVSPAAYGAGANFPQVGYQQPAFPQAVYPQAAATSATGFTIDTGPKSYSSTPATYSAPRASRRVEKDQAYYKWLGGLVVTVLVVLGFVARVARVVLNEARDDQRREVQRVVDQAELRDEQRRREALSQISKRQTKIPADRPTFDQEEFNRQNKKVMQPWQK, encoded by the coding sequence ATGAACAACCAGTGGTATTGTTCCATCGCCTCGCAGCAGTATGGCCCGCTACCATTCCAGCAGTTGAAGCAGTGGGTGGATGAAGGGCGACTACGACTCGACGACCATGTTTGCCTGGTCGGGCAGCAGCAGTGGACGCTCGTTCGTAACGTGCCGGAATTGGTTTCGCCGGCGGCATACGGGGCCGGAGCCAATTTCCCCCAGGTTGGTTATCAGCAACCAGCATTTCCGCAAGCAGTTTATCCGCAGGCGGCGGCGACTTCCGCGACTGGCTTCACCATCGATACGGGCCCCAAGTCCTACAGTTCGACTCCAGCGACTTACTCCGCCCCGCGCGCGTCACGACGAGTCGAAAAAGATCAGGCCTACTACAAATGGCTCGGCGGACTCGTGGTCACGGTTCTCGTCGTCTTGGGGTTTGTCGCGCGAGTGGCGCGAGTCGTTCTGAATGAAGCCCGAGACGACCAGCGACGCGAAGTTCAACGCGTGGTGGATCAAGCGGAGCTACGTGATGAACAACGTCGGCGCGAAGCCCTCTCCCAAATATCGAAACGGCAAACCAAAATTCCTGCCGATCGCCCAACCTTCGATCAAGAAGAATTCAATCGGCAAAATAAGAAAGTCATGCAACCCTGGCAGAAATGA
- a CDS encoding toxin-antitoxin system YwqK family antitoxin gives MTNLKLPQLSRIEFFRAEEDELASALAKAIANHQEHFPDSPLSPLHAVVAAWSAAAYNVLNGGFTQFFYNHRGNRGVVELAALLDELELPKIATALRSAETIYLQHQAEFNVDNPWDGLFGSIPEFEKLDRAFAISKNRGSKAIQAWIRTHISELATDETGQPIDVNFTGTIESRDESGNLKESLEVKKGKPHGVYREYFDDGSLRDSVFYKSGKVSGDFWPNGNLKYKESKRGTNLIKEWFYPSGALQKRYVAEKSGYTSEPIQVFHENGQLAEEVNTIEADKVGRWVKFFNDGSPELEAEYKSDKVLVVHNAWNAGRQPIVTNGQGTFREPDGDLAVSHELFFEKLFVREAELQDGIPHGKVTTWSKGVLWGIEHYVAGIKEGEATSYWNNGRVRKIARFVQGEEESVQEFPKFDRPVPAVVIELEANERLYTIWRHIAVDEYPQPLNLPEVQAELQIPQFLKEVHERNQAGTIKSSYEDCSSFEDGITYFLTVDTTGQVTAAKANGSSIYSGGNWNTYPPLLTQLRFQPGRLRGHAVECRVIARVEHTFVEGR, from the coding sequence ATGACGAATTTAAAGTTGCCCCAGCTGAGTCGCATCGAATTCTTTCGCGCAGAGGAAGACGAACTAGCGTCAGCGTTGGCAAAGGCGATCGCGAACCACCAGGAGCATTTTCCGGATTCGCCGCTCTCGCCCCTCCACGCGGTGGTCGCAGCCTGGTCGGCGGCTGCATACAACGTCCTCAACGGCGGCTTCACGCAGTTCTTCTACAACCACCGTGGCAACCGGGGTGTGGTCGAGTTGGCCGCTCTGCTCGATGAACTCGAGTTGCCCAAGATCGCCACGGCGCTACGCAGCGCCGAGACGATTTATCTGCAGCACCAAGCCGAGTTCAACGTCGACAATCCGTGGGACGGGCTGTTCGGCAGTATTCCGGAGTTTGAAAAACTAGATCGCGCTTTCGCCATCTCCAAGAATCGCGGCAGCAAAGCGATTCAAGCTTGGATCCGTACCCACATCAGCGAACTAGCGACCGATGAAACGGGCCAGCCGATCGATGTGAACTTTACTGGCACGATCGAGTCCCGCGACGAGAGTGGCAACCTGAAGGAATCGCTGGAAGTCAAAAAAGGCAAGCCGCACGGGGTGTACCGCGAGTACTTCGACGATGGGAGTCTGCGCGACAGCGTGTTTTATAAATCGGGCAAGGTTTCCGGCGACTTCTGGCCCAATGGAAATTTGAAGTACAAAGAGTCGAAACGCGGCACGAATCTAATCAAGGAATGGTTCTATCCCAGCGGCGCGCTGCAGAAGCGTTATGTCGCCGAGAAGAGCGGCTACACTTCGGAACCAATTCAAGTCTTTCACGAGAACGGCCAGCTTGCCGAGGAAGTTAATACCATCGAAGCAGACAAGGTTGGCCGCTGGGTGAAGTTTTTTAACGATGGCTCACCCGAACTGGAAGCCGAATACAAGTCCGACAAAGTGCTGGTGGTGCACAATGCCTGGAACGCAGGCCGTCAGCCAATCGTGACAAACGGCCAGGGAACGTTTCGCGAGCCGGACGGCGATCTTGCCGTGTCGCATGAACTCTTTTTCGAGAAGTTGTTCGTGCGCGAAGCGGAACTGCAGGACGGTATTCCTCACGGCAAGGTGACGACCTGGAGTAAGGGCGTACTATGGGGAATCGAGCACTATGTCGCTGGAATCAAAGAAGGCGAAGCGACGAGTTATTGGAACAACGGGCGAGTCCGCAAGATTGCCAGGTTTGTGCAGGGCGAAGAAGAGTCCGTTCAGGAGTTCCCGAAGTTCGATCGTCCCGTTCCGGCGGTGGTGATCGAACTCGAAGCCAATGAAAGGCTCTACACCATTTGGCGGCACATCGCGGTCGACGAATATCCGCAGCCGCTGAACTTGCCCGAAGTGCAAGCCGAACTGCAGATTCCGCAGTTCTTGAAAGAAGTGCACGAGCGCAACCAGGCCGGCACGATCAAGTCGAGCTACGAAGATTGCAGTTCGTTCGAAGATGGGATCACGTATTTTCTCACGGTCGACACGACAGGCCAGGTGACCGCCGCGAAGGCGAACGGCAGCAGCATCTACTCGGGAGGGAATTGGAACACTTATCCGCCGCTACTCACCCAGCTTCGTTTCCAGCCAGGCCGGCTGCGCGGTCACGCCGTCGAATGCCGAGTGATTGCACGCGTGGAGCATACTTTTGTCGAGGGCCGGTAA
- a CDS encoding mannitol dehydrogenase family protein — protein sequence MSFSKNAALPETVLQFGAGRFLRAFVDRFIQQANDAGQQVGRVVVVQREIDGRADSLQAQESFTVLVRGYEHGELIERPEPVASISRSIVAADDWREVLRIACSTELKYIVSNATEAGYKLDPADKLVSHPPASLPGKVTQTLWARFNHRLRGITILPCELIERNADKLRALVLEQATAWELPTEFKTWLTNECLWLNNLVDCIVTSPPADHPLAKNDALLTCAEPYALWAVERPANGNLVLFNHPAMQLVDDLSPFYLRKVRMLNGLHSAMVAKFKDRGFTTVQDVLKDLKATRWIRDLLYEEIVPTIAYRIPGVADFADATFDRLRNPYQQHKLADIALNHADKIRVRLQPTHDEYVKLFGRSPTKLAEVLATKVT from the coding sequence ATGAGCTTTTCGAAAAACGCGGCCTTGCCCGAAACCGTGCTTCAATTCGGCGCCGGCCGTTTTCTCCGCGCCTTCGTCGATCGCTTCATTCAGCAAGCCAACGACGCTGGTCAGCAAGTGGGCCGCGTCGTCGTCGTGCAGCGCGAGATCGACGGCCGGGCCGATTCGCTTCAGGCTCAGGAGAGTTTCACGGTTCTTGTTCGCGGCTACGAACATGGCGAACTGATCGAGCGCCCCGAGCCTGTTGCCAGCATCAGCCGCTCGATTGTCGCTGCCGATGATTGGCGCGAGGTGCTGCGGATCGCCTGCTCGACCGAACTGAAATACATCGTCAGCAATGCGACGGAAGCAGGTTACAAACTCGACCCCGCCGACAAACTCGTCAGCCATCCGCCGGCCTCGCTGCCGGGCAAAGTAACTCAAACGCTCTGGGCCCGTTTCAATCATCGGCTCCGCGGCATCACGATTCTGCCGTGTGAATTGATTGAACGGAACGCCGATAAGTTGCGAGCTCTTGTCCTCGAGCAAGCAACGGCATGGGAGCTACCGACCGAGTTCAAGACTTGGCTGACGAATGAATGTCTCTGGCTGAATAACCTGGTCGATTGCATCGTGACTAGTCCGCCCGCGGATCATCCACTCGCCAAAAACGACGCGCTGCTCACCTGCGCCGAGCCTTATGCCCTCTGGGCCGTCGAACGGCCGGCGAATGGCAACCTGGTTCTTTTCAACCATCCAGCCATGCAACTCGTCGACGATCTGTCGCCGTTTTATCTCCGCAAAGTTCGCATGCTGAACGGCCTGCATAGCGCGATGGTGGCGAAGTTCAAGGACCGCGGCTTCACGACGGTGCAGGACGTTCTCAAAGACCTGAAGGCCACGCGTTGGATTCGCGACCTGCTGTACGAAGAGATCGTGCCGACGATTGCCTATCGCATTCCCGGCGTCGCCGACTTTGCCGATGCGACGTTCGATCGTCTGCGCAATCCTTATCAACAACACAAGCTGGCCGACATCGCTCTCAACCACGCCGACAAAATCCGCGTGCGATTGCAACCGACGCACGACGAGTACGTGAAACTCTTCGGCCGCTCGCCGACGAAACTAGCGGAAGTATTAGCGACGAAGGTGACCTGA
- a CDS encoding zinc-binding alcohol dehydrogenase family protein translates to MKALQLEAPKNWKQIDIPQPEKPGPGEAIVRVHNVGICGTDLSGYLGKMPFFSYPRIPGHELGVEVVEVGPDVANVKAGDRCSVEPYINDPNSYSSKRGKPNCCEKLQVLGVHRDGGLRPYFVLPARKLHVSAKLQFEQLALVETLAIGCHAVDRSELKSDEYCLIIGAGPIGLATLVFAKLTGAKIIVLDMNEQRLKFCREVMGADHTVLLNENLEKNLRDLTEGHLPEVVIDATGSAASMSNAFGLVAPGGRLVYVGITTDEVKFKHPVFHRPEGTLLCSRNALPRDFTRIIGLIEAGQINTTPWITHRSQFEDLIEVFPSYTKAETGVIKAVVEVGL, encoded by the coding sequence ATGAAAGCTCTCCAACTCGAAGCCCCGAAGAACTGGAAACAGATCGACATTCCGCAGCCGGAGAAGCCGGGGCCGGGCGAGGCCATCGTCCGCGTGCATAATGTCGGCATCTGCGGGACCGATCTCAGCGGCTATCTCGGCAAGATGCCGTTCTTCAGCTATCCGCGCATTCCGGGGCACGAGCTCGGCGTGGAAGTGGTCGAGGTCGGCCCGGATGTGGCCAACGTGAAAGCCGGCGATCGCTGCTCGGTCGAGCCGTACATCAACGATCCCAACAGCTATTCGAGCAAGCGCGGTAAGCCGAACTGCTGCGAAAAACTGCAGGTCCTCGGCGTGCATCGCGACGGCGGTTTGCGGCCGTACTTTGTCTTGCCCGCGCGCAAGCTCCACGTTTCGGCCAAGCTCCAATTCGAGCAACTGGCCCTCGTCGAAACGCTCGCCATCGGCTGCCACGCGGTCGACCGGAGCGAGCTGAAGAGCGACGAGTATTGCCTCATCATCGGCGCTGGCCCGATCGGTCTCGCCACGCTCGTCTTCGCGAAGCTCACCGGCGCAAAGATCATCGTGCTCGATATGAACGAGCAACGGCTGAAGTTTTGCCGCGAAGTGATGGGCGCCGATCACACGGTGCTGCTGAACGAAAATCTCGAGAAGAACCTCCGCGATCTGACCGAGGGCCATCTGCCCGAAGTGGTGATCGATGCCACCGGTTCTGCCGCGTCGATGTCGAACGCCTTCGGCCTGGTCGCTCCCGGCGGCCGCCTCGTGTACGTCGGCATTACGACCGACGAAGTGAAATTCAAGCACCCGGTCTTTCATCGGCCGGAAGGAACGCTCCTCTGCTCGCGCAATGCCCTGCCGCGCGACTTCACGCGGATCATCGGCTTGATCGAAGCGGGTCAGATCAACACGACGCCTTGGATCACGCATCGCTCGCAGTTCGAAGACCTGATCGAGGTCTTCCCGTCCTACACGAAGGCCGAGACCGGAGTTATCAAAGCCGTCGTTGAGGTTGGGCTATGA
- a CDS encoding NADP-dependent isocitrate dehydrogenase, whose translation MSPTIYYTQTDEAPALATYSLLPVVQAFARQAGINVETRDISLAGRILSAFADQLPAAQKVPDALAELGAMTLKPDANIIKLPNISASVPQLQEAIAELQKHGYAVPNYPESPKNDAEKDAKGRYDKIKGSAVNPVLREGNSDRRAPKAVKDYAKKHPHSMGAWSSSSKTNIATMGKDDFFFNEKSVTVPAATNARIEFVAKDGAVTVLKDKTPLLAGEILDATCMRVTALVDFIHKQIARAKAEGLLFSVHLKATMMKVSDPIIFGHVAKAFFKTLFDKHGETFTKLGVDLKNGFGDLVAKVATLPAAEKAAIEADIKSAFENGPGVAMVNSDQGITNLHVPSDVIVDASMPAMIRAGGKMYDKDGKLQDTLAVIPDSSYAGIYQATVDFCRQHGALDPKTMGSVPNVGLMAQAAEEYGSHNKTFEAPAAGVIRIVDGDGKTLIEHNVEAGDIWRACQTKDAPVQDWVKLAVNRARLSNTPAVFWLDKNRAHDGQILAKVDKYLKDHDTKGLDIRILPPAEACKFSLERIKQGLDTISVTGNVLRDYNTDLFPILEVGTSAKMLSIVPLMNGGGLFETGAGGSAPKHVEQFQEENYLRWDSLGEFFALAASLEHLSIVEKHAKAKVLADTLDAANGKFLETDKSPGRKLGTIDNRGSHFYLTLYWAQALAAQNNDADLKKIFTPIAEKLTASEEQIVKELIAVQGKPVDVGGYYQPDDKLASAALRPSATFNGILAAL comes from the coding sequence ATGTCGCCGACCATCTATTACACCCAGACCGACGAAGCTCCTGCGCTCGCTACTTACTCGCTCCTTCCCGTCGTGCAGGCCTTTGCCCGGCAGGCGGGAATCAACGTCGAGACCCGCGACATCTCGCTCGCCGGCCGCATCCTGTCGGCCTTCGCCGATCAGTTGCCAGCCGCCCAAAAAGTGCCCGATGCTCTCGCTGAGCTCGGCGCGATGACGCTCAAGCCTGATGCCAACATCATCAAGCTGCCGAACATCAGCGCTAGCGTGCCACAGCTGCAAGAAGCGATCGCCGAATTGCAAAAGCATGGCTATGCAGTGCCGAACTATCCGGAGTCGCCCAAAAACGACGCCGAGAAAGATGCCAAGGGCCGCTACGACAAAATCAAAGGCTCGGCAGTGAATCCGGTTCTCCGCGAAGGAAACTCCGACCGCCGCGCGCCGAAAGCGGTGAAGGATTACGCCAAGAAACATCCGCACTCGATGGGGGCTTGGTCGTCGAGTTCGAAGACCAACATCGCCACGATGGGGAAAGATGACTTCTTCTTCAACGAAAAGAGCGTGACCGTTCCTGCTGCGACGAATGCTCGGATTGAATTCGTTGCCAAGGACGGTGCTGTCACCGTGCTGAAAGATAAGACGCCGCTCCTCGCTGGGGAAATCCTCGACGCCACCTGCATGCGTGTCACGGCGCTCGTCGATTTCATCCACAAACAGATTGCCCGTGCCAAGGCCGAAGGGCTGCTGTTCTCGGTTCACCTCAAAGCCACGATGATGAAGGTCTCGGACCCCATCATCTTCGGTCACGTCGCCAAGGCGTTTTTCAAAACGTTGTTCGACAAGCACGGCGAAACATTCACCAAGCTTGGCGTCGATCTGAAGAACGGCTTTGGAGATCTCGTCGCGAAAGTCGCGACACTTCCTGCTGCCGAGAAGGCCGCCATCGAAGCCGACATTAAGTCTGCCTTTGAAAATGGCCCAGGCGTGGCCATGGTGAACTCCGATCAAGGCATTACCAATCTGCACGTCCCCAGCGACGTGATTGTCGATGCGTCGATGCCTGCGATGATCCGCGCCGGCGGCAAGATGTATGACAAAGACGGCAAGCTGCAAGACACGCTCGCCGTCATTCCCGACAGCAGCTACGCCGGCATCTACCAAGCCACCGTCGACTTTTGCCGTCAGCACGGCGCGCTCGATCCGAAGACGATGGGCTCGGTGCCGAACGTCGGCCTCATGGCGCAGGCAGCCGAAGAATATGGTTCGCACAACAAGACGTTCGAAGCTCCGGCCGCGGGTGTGATCCGCATCGTCGATGGCGATGGCAAGACACTGATCGAACACAACGTGGAAGCCGGAGATATCTGGCGCGCCTGCCAGACGAAAGATGCCCCGGTGCAAGATTGGGTGAAGCTCGCTGTCAATCGCGCTCGCCTCTCGAACACGCCTGCCGTCTTTTGGCTCGATAAGAATCGCGCGCACGATGGCCAGATCCTCGCCAAGGTCGACAAGTACCTGAAGGATCACGATACGAAGGGTCTCGACATCCGCATCCTGCCGCCTGCCGAAGCCTGTAAGTTTTCGCTGGAGCGGATCAAGCAAGGGCTCGATACGATTAGCGTCACGGGCAATGTGCTCCGCGATTACAACACCGATCTCTTCCCGATTCTCGAAGTCGGCACCAGCGCCAAGATGCTCTCGATCGTCCCGCTGATGAACGGCGGCGGGTTGTTCGAAACGGGTGCTGGCGGTTCGGCACCCAAGCACGTCGAACAGTTCCAAGAAGAAAACTACCTCCGCTGGGATTCGCTCGGCGAGTTCTTCGCGCTGGCCGCATCGCTCGAACATCTGAGCATCGTCGAGAAACACGCGAAGGCCAAAGTCCTGGCCGATACGCTCGATGCTGCGAATGGCAAATTCCTCGAGACCGACAAATCGCCAGGTCGCAAGCTCGGCACGATCGACAACCGCGGCTCGCACTTTTACTTGACGCTCTACTGGGCCCAAGCTCTCGCGGCGCAAAACAACGACGCTGACTTGAAAAAGATCTTCACGCCAATCGCCGAAAAGCTGACGGCCAGTGAAGAGCAAATCGTCAAAGAACTAATCGCCGTCCAAGGCAAGCCTGTCGACGTCGGCGGCTACTATCAACCGGATGACAAGCTCGCGTCGGCAGCACTGCGGCCGAGTGCGACGTTCAATGGCATCCTCGCGGCACTTTAG